TCCGCTGGTTACAGAATATGTTCCGGCCGCTCTGGCCGCGTTCACTTCTGAGCCGCATGCTGTGCATGCTGGTGATTGCCCTGCTGCTGGCAGAAAGTATCTCTGGTTCAATTTGGTATCGTCAGTTTAGTTTGCGCAATCAGGCCAGTCTGGAGAGTACTATCAAAGGGCTGGTACAAGGGATGCTGACCAGTTACAACTTTATGTCTTCTCTGCCGTACAACTATCGTCATTTAGTGTTGCAACAACAATTGGCGCTAGGTGGCTCGCAGTTTTTTATTTCAATCAATAACCATGTATTGGACGAAGTACAATTACTGAACAGTCAGGCCGCCAGAACCGTAATCTCGCAGGCAAAACAAGAGCTGCGAACACAATTAGGGGAACGGCAGGCGGCGATCATATCCCTGACACCAGCAGATCAACTGAAGGTTTTTAACGCCGGAGTTCTGGTCGATAATCTGCCCCCTGCTTGGGTGCGTTTTGGTATCACTACATCACATAAAGATGCGCCGGTATTAGTCATTCAGTTACAACTGAATTCCAATGAATGGTTGTTTCTGGCAGCACCATTGCCACCGCCTTACGATCAGTTGGAAAGCCCGCTGTTTAGCTTGCGTCAGGTTGGTTTTACCCTGTGTAGCTTGCTTCTGGTTTTACTTTTCACCTGGTGGCTGATTCGCCGTGAACTGAAACCATTAGCACGGCTAGCCCATGGTGCACTTGAACTCAACAGTTCACTGGACAGCGAACCATTGCCAGAAGAAGGCAGTGCAGAGTTGGTTACCGCGACCCGTTCTTTCAATCAAATGCAAAGTCGCCTGCGCGCTTACTTACATAACCGTGAGATGCTATTTAC
The sequence above is drawn from the Yersinia intermedia genome and encodes:
- a CDS encoding ATP-binding protein → MLPVNIDSGRYVRWLQNMFRPLWPRSLLSRMLCMLVIALLLAESISGSIWYRQFSLRNQASLESTIKGLVQGMLTSYNFMSSLPYNYRHLVLQQQLALGGSQFFISINNHVLDEVQLLNSQAARTVISQAKQELRTQLGERQAAIISLTPADQLKVFNAGVLVDNLPPAWVRFGITTSHKDAPVLVIQLQLNSNEWLFLAAPLPPPYDQLESPLFSLRQVGFTLCSLLLVLLFTWWLIRRELKPLARLAHGALELNSSLDSEPLPEEGSAELVTATRSFNQMQSRLRAYLHNREMLFTAISHDLKTPLTRLRLRVEMLEDETLGKKFERDVADLEMMVKGALQSMKDTDLHENMESIDIMNLLRQTMDAYLNVSVSGKASPIFGRPLAIKRLLNNIVENGLNYGQRVEITLSDHRDYIMLFIRDFGPGILEEQWEKVFKPYYRLQQDNRGSGLGLAISRSIARAHGGEVTLRNHPASGLIVEVRLQRYN